In Deltaproteobacteria bacterium, the genomic stretch TAGACCTGGGTGAAACGGTCATTACCGAGCTTAAAGCCTGGGAAATAGCGTGTCCACCAAATGAACTTGATCTCATCTTTCCAAACAACGCAGGGAAGCCCATGGACCCGGATGGCCTAATAATTCGAGAATTTAAGGCTACTCTTAGGCGTGCGGGCCTGAGAAATATCCGTTTCCATGACCTAAGGCATACTTACGCAAGCCTTTTAATCGATCAAGGCGAACACCCGAAATACATTCAGGCTCAAATGGGCCACTCATCAATCAATATTACCATGGACATATATGGGCATCTTATGAGCGTGGTCAATCGAGATGCTTCGTCACGTCTTGATAAGGCCGTTTTCGGAAGGCCTGGAGAGAAAAGAGATGTATATACACACAATAAAAATTGAAGAGAAGGAAATTACATATTGGGAGCTAAGATGAAAAAGAAATTGATGAAATTTCAAATATTTAATTCTAAGGGAGGTAAAGAAATGTATCCCTACGATTTTAATCCACAAAGAAATTTTATTGATAGAAATTTAATTTAGCCCAAATCCACTGACATTGTCAGTGGTGGGGTGTGGGGGCGGAGGCCCCACACCTTTAGCAAGCCAACATTGTTGGCGAGCAATGGCTGTGATAAGGTAACCCCCATTAAAATCTCAAGGTGGATAATCCGATGGAAGGTTACCAAAAATCGTCTCATGCGACCTATAGATGTGAGTATCATTTTGTATTGACCGCGAAGTGATTCGACAGTATGTAAAAAATCAACAGAATGATCAAATTCATGAGGATCAGCTACGACTCTGGAAAGACATCAGCGAATGACATTGTCAGATGCTGATGTCGGTATCTTCAGAAAGCCACCGACAAGGTCGGTGGTAGTTTACTTTTTATCGC encodes the following:
- a CDS encoding site-specific integrase, with translation MKRTYTFRQFHDPKSEASKRAIDLGETVITELKAWEIACPPNELDLIFPNNAGKPMDPDGLIIREFKATLRRAGLRNIRFHDLRHTYASLLIDQGEHPKYIQAQMGHSSINITMDIYGHLMSVVNRDASSRLDKAVFGRPGEKRDVYTHNKN